The following coding sequences lie in one Arachis stenosperma cultivar V10309 chromosome 5, arast.V10309.gnm1.PFL2, whole genome shotgun sequence genomic window:
- the LOC130980645 gene encoding uncharacterized protein LOC130980645 produces the protein MSELIMIMPKVHMLVVDIFDISMVVSLFLFVIVVLIKRPDQDSTIYQLAFHVGLKGHYSGSNEKKYFIHNHLKFTVKYHRDLLIESARIVGFQVKPFSICHVLSEDVLYSQRKCMQCEEKKLQANGRSLKEYDQMPLPTLDVIDGLDDRMLMDELNFDLSSLKDETLSAAIRSEGHIVLNVTSSGIASLLLPNGRTAHFRFKIPLDINEDSICCIKQGSLLARLVFKAKLIIWDEAPMLNKLCYESLDKCLHDILRFESYYNADLPFTGKVVVLGGDFRQILPVIPIGPRQEIVHASINSSYLWRFCQVLTLTENMRLTMGTNVSEVSMIKEFANWLLKIGDGLVGDSTEGESEVEIPKEMLIRDSADAFCELMIFVYPKLLSNINRMGYFKER, from the exons ATGAGTGAGCTGATTATGATTATGCCCAAAGTTCATATGTTAGTGGTTGACATTTTTGACATCTCTATGGttgtttctttgtttttgtttgtgATAGTAGTTCTGATAAAACGTCCGGATCAGGACTCTACTATTTATCAACTCGCTTTTCATGTTGGACTCAAAGGGCATTATAGTGGG AGCAATGAAAAGAAGTATTTTATTCACAACCATTTGAAATTCACTGTCAAGTATCATAGAGATTTGCTAATTGAATCTGCTAGAATTGTGGGCTTTCAGGTGAAGCCATTCAG TATATGTCATGTGCTATCTGAAGATGTACTATACTCACAAAGGAAATGCATGCAATGCGAAG AGAAGAAACTTCAGGCCAATGGTCGCTCTCTCAAAGAGTATGATCAGATGCCTCTACCAACTCTGGATGTTATCGATGGATTAGATGACAGAATGTTGATGGACGAGCTTAACTTTGACTTATCATCTCTAAAGGACGA GACCCTTTCAGCTGCAATTCGTAGTGAAGGTCATATTGTGCTCAATGTTACATCAAGTGGCATTGCCTCTCTACTCCTTCCAAATGGGCGTACTGCGCATTTCAGGTTTAAGATACCCTTGGATATAAATGAGGACTCAATATGTTGCATTAAACAAGGAAGTTTATTGGCAAGGTTGGTCTTCAAGGCTAAACTGATCATTTGGGATGAGGCACCAATGTTGAACAAACTTTGTTATGAATCACTGGATAAGTGCTTGCACGACATACTTAGGTTCGAGTCTTACTACAATGCAGATTTGCCTTTCACGGGGAAGGTTGTCGTCCTAGGCGGAGACTTTAGACAGATACTACCTGTCATTCCAATAGGACCACGTCAAGAAATTGTGCATGCTTCAATAAACTCTTCATATTTGTGGCGCTTCTGCCAGGTCCTTACACTAACGGAAAACATGCGACTAACAATGGGAACGAATGTATCTGAGGTAAGTATGATCAAAGAATTTGCTAACTGGCTACTGAAAATTGGTGATGGGTTGGTAGGGGACTCAACAGAAGGCGAATCAGAGGTGGAGATTCCAAAAGAAATGTTAATACGTGATAGTGCAGATGCATTTTGTGAATTGATGATATTTGTCTATCCAAAATTGTTGAGCAACATTAACCGCATGGGATACTTTAAGGAAAGATAA